The sequence GTGGGTATTCGAAACCTTCTAGATTTATTAAGTTGTTGTCTGCTAGTTCTTTTATTACTTCGTAGAGGGAATCTCTACGGTCTGATGGTAGGTTTGCTACAAATTTATTGATTTCTTGTGGTGGTACATTTGCAGTGAATTGAACTCCACCGAATTTAACTTGTTTCATTTTATGGCCTCCTAAACTATTTTATTTTAGTTTAGGTCAATAAGTTAGATAGTATACACTTAAATGTGAATTGAATCAATAACGCTGAGCCTCGTCTACAAACATTTAGGGCTACACCCTACCGTAATAAACTCCTTTTGCAGGTCTGCAAAGGCTAAGCCCCCGTCGCAATTATTTAACTATATCTTATTATATATTATCTATTATCTATTATCTTATTATCTATTATCCACCATCTATCATCTATTATCTATTATCTATTATCTATTATCTATTATCTATTATCTATTATCTATTATCTATTATCTATTATCTATTATCTATTATCTATTATCTATTATCTATTATCTATTATCTATCATCTATTATCTAAACTAAGTGGTTACTCCTACCTTGCCACCATGTATAAGTTTTAGATGTTTAGAGGAATTTTGTAAAGTTAGCCATTTTGAAAAATTGACTATGGATTCATCATGGGTTTTACAGTGTACATAAAAGCCTGCAGGATCCACATATGGCCATGCTTCAATATATATAACATTACTTGTACTGGTGCTTAGTACCCAAACTTCTACTGGTCCACTGTATAGTCCACCTATTTGATAGCTCGGTTCACCAAATACTTCTCTTATTTTTTCAATGCAAAACTCTGGACTCCAGGAAAAGTACTGATCCTTTAGTTCTTTAGATGCTCTTTTTATGGATACCAGGGCATACTCACCTAAACTTTTTGCTTCATCTTCGTATTTTACTTGGTACAAAACTTTTTTAATACGGTACTCCATGTTAGCAAATACCTCCTTGGAATATTACATAATCTATTTTATGCATTTCATATGTAATTATTCCCTTAGAAGTAAATAGTATGAATTACAGTATTTCACTATATATATCTACTATTTCAATGGAGTAGTTTAACTCATCTATATAACTTATAATAGCATCTTTAGTTTTATACAGTATTTTAGCGTCAGTGGAAATCATACTTATCCCTAATTGAAAGCGATTTAATAATTGATCATGCTCTTGGGCCACAGAGACATTAAATTTATGCTTAATTTTTGCTGACATGCTGTTTGCAACGTTTCTTTTGGTCTTAAGATTATCACACTCAAATATATGAATAGTTAACTCTAAAAGCAAGATGTCCATAAGTGTTATCTCCTTTTTGATAAAAATTTGCCAATAGGTAAATAATAGAAAAAAGTCTTCCTTTTAATACTATTATAGATCATAAAGGGGTATTCATCTAATGAAAAAAGAACAGAAAGTTATATCCCCACGTCAGTTTTTTTATATAATAATTAGTTTTATAATTGGATCCGCCAGCCTTTTTGTTCCTGAAATTATCGCAGGAAAGGATGCCTGGATATCTACAATAGCTGCAACCTTGATTGGTTCTTTTATGCTTTTTGTTATTATACACTTACAGGACAAATTTAAAGGTCTAACAATAGTTGAATATAGTGAGTTGTTACTGGGCAAGGTTTTAGGAAAAATCCTTAGTTTCTTTTTTCTATTTAATATTTTTTTAGTATCCGTTCTTATTATAGAAGATTTGGTGATACTTTTTGCTATCGCTATAATTCCTGAAACTCCACATATTGTCTACAGTTCCGGTCTTGTTCTGTTAGTAGCATATGCCATATATAGCGGTATAGAATCCATTGGTAGATTAGCAGAACTCTATGTTTTTCCCTTAATCCTCTTACTACTGATCCTTCCCCTGCTATCCATAGAATATCTTGATTTCACTATGTTACTGCCGGTATACAGTGATGGTTTAAAGCCCATAATAGCAGGTACCATTGCATCACTAACCTTTCCCTTTGCTGAAGTTGCCATGTTAGCAATGATTTTACCTGCAGTCCAAGGAGGCAAAGAAAATACTCCTTACTATATGCTGGGGTATTTCATTGCTGGTTTTTTGTTGCTACTTAGAACTATCGTAGCTATTTCAACTTTTTCAGCAGATATTGTTTCAAAGCTTCAACTTCCAATATTTCAGGTATATAGACTTATAGACGTTGGTGAATTTTTAAATAGGGTTGAAGGACTATTTATTTTCATCTGGATTTTGGGATTCTTTACAAAATTTTTAGCATCTTTTTATGGAATTGTTTTGGGGCTAGGGCAGGTTTTTAACCTTAAAGATAAGCAGAGTCTAATTATCCCTGTAAGCTTAGTATTTATATTCATGTCCAACTTCCTCTTCCCTTCCACGGGATTCTTTCTATATTTTGATTTGTTTATACTCCCTTTTATCACAATAGGCATGTGTGTTTTCTACCCTCTGCTATTGCTAATACTTAGCATTTTTCATAAGGGAACGAACTCTGAATGATTCTACAAACACTTAAAGCCAGTCTTTTGACTGGCTTTATTGAACTCCTAATATATCCATGAAAATGTATTCAGATATACCCTCAAACAACATATCTATAATGTCCAATGGATTAAAAGCATGTGTTCCATTTGCATAGGAATAGGCATAGTAAAATGCCAATCCATATAGCCCTGTCACCACAAACAAGTCCATATAAAACTTTTTAGTAAACAATGTTTTTGCTTGAAAACCATATAAGGCTGCAAAAAGTAAGATTATTGTTGCCTTTGTAAACATTAGCGTTGCCCCTTTTCTATCACAGGGGTTGTTATCATCCCTGATGAGAAGAGATTTATATTTACCCTAATATCAAAAACCACCTCTGGGTATAGATCCTCAATCCACTTATCCTTATTATTATTCCACCACTTAGGATGGTCCCTTTCATATAAACCGGAGATTCCCAGGATGTCTGCTTTATATTCTCCTTGAATTTTTTCTATAAGATTTCTTATTTCTCCAACGACCCTTTTTGAAAGTATTGCCTCAAGCTCTGTTATTTGCTTCGGGTCTATAAAATCGAAATCAGTGTTAGTTTCAACAATACTCCCTTCTCCACTTATGTCTACATTAACCACTAACTGTTCATCATTTATTGAAGAAAGCATTTCTGTATCTACGCCTCCTATTTCCACTGAAATAGAGCCATCTTTATAAGGCACAATGATAACTGCCTCAGATGCTTCCCCTTCTAAAAACAAGAAACTCCTGGTTTCAGTTTTTGTCAACCACCCTGCTAACTCTGTTCCCTTGACAACAGCTGCACCATCTAGAATCGCAGATTTTTGAACGGTGGCTTGGCTCATCTCATCTTGTTCTTCGTTTTGTGCTCCCATTATATCTGGATCTAATAGTAACACTCTAGCTGTCACAAAATCTTTGTAGGGGTTTACCATGGAAATCATCATATCCCTTATGTTGCTATTTACCTGTTTTGACCATTCATCACTGTTTTCAATGAGCCCAAGTATTTCCTCGCTAAATGCAGGCTGAAATTCTGGTGTCGCTTGCATGACTTCTTTTGCTTTACCTTGTGTTATAAGCACCCAACTTTTGTAACGGATTTGCCTATTTCTTGTTAAAAAATCCATTATATCTGCAATATTATCCCTTGCAGTCTCCTCCCCTATAAAAACCAAATTATTATGCATCCATGTTAGCTGTGCTGGTGCCCGACCTCTAAAATTCTTAGCTGCATCAATAAGGGTTTGCCCCTCTGCGCTTGCCACCCACATCTTTCCCTCTTGTTGTCCATCACTGGCTTCGGTCTCCTGGGGCTTGATTATATGCAATGTCATCTCAAACCCATCACCTGTATCATTGGCATCTATGCCCATAGCTACAATTATTCCTAAATCTTCAACTTCTATCTTACCCCAACATCCACTTACAAAAGTTATTAAGCAAAGCCCGATTAAAAATAAACTAACCTGTTTCTTTATTTTTGTTTTTTTCATTATCATCACCACTTGTTGGCTCATGGGGAGCCATTTTTTTCCCTCTTAGTCTAATAACATTATTTTTAGCGATAAATGTAGGTCTCTCCACCATCCACCAAATGGGAGCCCTAAATATTACATCTCTCTGATCCTTTAAAGTCATAGGTGCAATTGGTGAAAGGTATGGGACACCAAAGGATCTTAAGGTAGATAAATGTATGGATATGGCAAGTACTGCTAAGCTAACACCAAATAAGCCTAAGGTAGAGGCCAATAACAGGACTGGAATTTTTAGTAGTCTTACTGCTATTCCACCATTGAAGGCAGGTATAGTAAATGATGCGATTCCTGTACCTGCAACTACTATGACCATTATCTGTGAAACTAGCCCAGCTTGAACGGCAGCTTCGCCAATAATTAAAGCTCCTACTATACTTACAGCTTGACCAACTGGTTTGGGAAGTCTTACACCAGCTTCTCGTAGCGCCTCAAAGGCAACTTCCATTATAAATGCTTCCACTACAGCAGGAAAAGGAATACCCTGCCTAGCTGCTGCAATACTTATGAGTAATGTGGTAGGTATCATCTCATGATGAAATGTTGTAATAGCTACATATAATGAAGGTCCTAGTAAGGCAAGTCCGAAAGCAATATATCTAAGAACTCTTATGGCTGTGGCAAAATAAAAACGCTCATAGTAGTCAGAGGAAGCTTGTAAAAAATCAGTGAGTACCTGAGGAACCACTAGGACAAATGGAGAGCCATCTACAAAAATACACACTCTACCTTCTACCAAGTTCGATGCCACTGCATCAGGCCTTTCAGAGTTTCCTATCTGGGGAAAAGGTGAGAATGCACTATCTTCAATAATTTGTTCAACCATACTGGAGTCAAAAATTGCATCTATTTCTATGGCTTCTAACCGAACCATTACTTCTTCTACGACCTTTGGATCCACAATGTTTTTTATGTAACATACAGCCACATCTGTTTCTGTTAAGTGACCTATTTTTTTCATTTCAACTTTAAAATCAGGTGTCTTGATTCTTTTTCTTACAAGACCTAAGTTATCTTTAAGATTTTCCACAAAGCCTTCTCTAGGCCCTCGCACTAGGGTTTGGGTAGTAGGCTCTTCAATGGTTCTTGCAGGCAGCTTCTTCACATCTAAAACATATCCGTGGCCGTAGCCATCAATTAACAGTAATGCCTTTCCAGTAAGAATACCCTTTATAGCTTCCACAGGCTTTTCGACCTTTTGCCCACCATGGTTAATTAGCAAATGGTTTTCCACAAGGTTAAGTATACCAGCATCTAAACTGGGAAAATCGCTTTTTTCTTTTAATGCCAAAGGTTTAATAATTGTATCTGTTATAGTAGTCTCATTAGTAATACCACTTAAAAAATAGAGCATACATTCTCTTTCACCTTGTACATCTAACTTAAATCTCTTTTCTTTAATATCATCACATTTATTGAAAATCTTTTTTAACAAGTTGATATTTTCCTCAATGCCAATGGAAAATTCCAATTGCTCCAGTTGTTTTTCTGTAACCTTTTCTAAATCCCTAATTTTATTTTGCTTATTCAAGTCCTTTATCTTAATAGGTTTCTTCATCCAACCACCTCCTTACTGCTTATTTCTAGCATTGCCAGTTTAAGGGAAAGTTATGAGGAGGGAGATAGACAGATGGTTAGTTGGTTAGTTGGACAGGAAGTTATTTATAATTTAAAGTTTTGTTGGTAATCAATTAATGATTTCTTAGTTTTTTAGTCTTTAGTTATTGGTTTTAAAATCCGTATTTAATCAGTGTTAATCCGTGGCTAGGTTCTTATCATTGGTTTTTTCTTTATCCTAGATCATATAGATCATGTAGATCTGTGGCCAAGTTTTGATCTTATGTTTTCCCTTTTCAGTGGCAAAAAAATAGCCCCCAAAACTCTGGGGCTATATCTTTATATCACTTACAGTAATTGTCTCCTAACTGTTGTTCTATTCTATTCATTGCTTTTATAAGCTTCTCATTATCCACTGTTAGGGATATCCTAAAGTATCCTTCACCGTATTTACCAAAACCAACTCCCGGTGTTACAACAACTCCAGCCTTTTCTAGGAGTAGTGTGGCAAAGCTTTGGGATGTATAGCCTTTTGGCACAGGTGCCCAGACATAGAAGGTGGCTTTTGGCTTTTCTAAGTTCCATCCTAGTTTGTTTAATGTGTCTACCACTAAATCTCTCCTGTGCTGATATATTTTAGTCATTTCTTCAACACATGCTTGCTCTTGGGACAGTGCCTCTGCAGCAGCATATTGCAATGGCTGGAATATGCCTGAATCTATGTTGGTTTTTATGAGACCTAAGCTCTCGATTATATCTTTATTTCCCACTGCGTACCCTACCCTCCAGCCTGTCATATTATAGGTTTTAGAAAGAGAGCCGAACTCTATACCTACATCTTTTGCACCAGGTGTCTCTAAAAAACTCATTGGCTTATATCCGTCCAGTCCTATATCACAGTAAGCTGCATCATGACAAACAATAATCTTATTATCCTTAGCGAACTTCACCACTTTTTCAAAGAATTCCTTTGTTGCAACAGCCCCTGTGGGATTGTTAGGATAGTTCAAAAACATTATTTTAGCTGCTTTTGCAATATACTCTGGAATGGAATCTAAATCAGGCAAATAGTTATTTTCTTTTAATAATGGCATCTTGTAAGGCTCTCCACCAGCGAACATGCTCCCAATGGAGTATACTGGGTATCCAGGGTCTGGTACCAATACTAAATCGTTAGGATTTACGTAACAAAAACTCACATGGGCAATCCCTTCCTTAGATCCAATTAGTGAGACAACCTCTTTTTCTGCAGACAAGTTCACCCCAAATCTTTTATCATAATACTGAGATACAGCTTGCCTAAAAGTAGGCAAGCCAGCATATGAAGGATATTGATGATTTTTGGGCTCTCTTATGGCTTTTATGGCTTTGGTAATAATATGATCAGGTGTTGGTTGATCTGGGTCACCAATACCTAGCTTTATAATTTCCATACCCTGTTCAATTGCTTTTTGAACTTTGTTATCTATTTCGGCAAATAGATACGGGGGTAAAGTCTCAATACGTTCAGCTCTAATAAACATACCCCTTCCTCCTTTAGTCAGATTGTGACATTTCCCGTAAACACTGTCTCAGCAGGTCCTGTCATCAAAACATTTTCTCCCTTCCAAGAGATCTTAAGTGTACCACCCTTCAGATGTACTTTAGCTGTGTTATTAACCACTCCCTTAACCCTTGCTGCTACTAGTGTGGCACAAGCTCCTGTTCCACAGGCTTGTGTTTCTCCAACTCCCCTTTCCCATACTCGCATTTTTAGTGAACCATCTTTTTTAACACTAACAAACTCCACATTTACTTTGTCAGGAAAAAAAGAGTGTTTTTCTATCAGTGGTCCATACTTTTCAACTGGAAAGTTGTCAATTTCGTCTAAAAAAATAACGGCATGGGGGTTTCCCATGGACAAGGCTGTAAAAGTAAAGCCTTTATCTATTACTTTTAGGTATTTATCCACCACTTTATCCCCCTGTGCCAAAACCGGTATACTTTTAGGCTCAAAAAAGGGTGGTCCCATATCTACTTGGACGGAAACCACTTTATTAAATTGTATTTTAAGTACTAGGTGTTTTATGCCTGAATCGGTTTCCACAGAAAATTCACTTTTTTGCAGATATCTTTTGTCATATAAGTACTTACCAAAACACCTGATTCCATTTCCGCACATTTTGGCTAAGCTTCCGTCTGAGTTATATATTGTCATTTTATATTCTGCTATATTGGAGGGTTCCACTAAAATTAGTCCATCTGCCCCAATACCTAGATTTCGGTGGCAGAGTTTTTTTGCTATGTTTGGCCAATCTCGCTTTAGTTTCATGAGATTTTCCGTCAGGATGAAATCATTGCCCAGTCCTTGCATTTTTGTAAATTCCATAGCATCACTCCCCTTATGTATATAGATATGCTTTTTCTGGGCAATTGTTTACGGAATTTTTAGGGCAAAAATAAAAGTCGTAAAAGCAAAGTCAAATAAACCTAACGCGTTTTTTAAGGGAGATTTCGCAGGGGATACCCACCCTAAAGGGATGGGCTACAATTTGGGTGGTGTGACGTGAAAAAAACCTCTCACTTTGAGAGGTTTTTTGCGTTTAAGATTTACCAGTCTCTGTCTGCTGTCCAACTTTTAACTTTCAACTTTCAACGTTCCACCTACTTCTAAACCAATTTCTCCAATTCATCTAGTAGGCTATCAAATAGTTTTAAGGTCTTTTCTATGGGTTCTGGTTTTGTCATGTCTACTCCAGCTTGTTTTAGGAGGTTTATTACGTAGTCACTACCTCCTCCTTTTAGGAAGCTTAGGTATTTATCCACTGCTGGTTGCCCTTGCTCTATTATATTTTGTGCAAGGGTTGTGGCAGCGGAAAAACCAGTTACATATTTAAAGACATAAAAACTTGTGTAAAAGTGTGGGATCCTAGCCCATTCCATACCTATTAGATCGTCTACCACAAGCTCTGGTCCGAAATATTTTTTGTTAAGGTTTAGCCAAATATCACTAAAGGTCTTGTGGATAAGTGGTTTACCTTCTTGTGCTAGTTTATGGACTTCTAATTCAAACTCTGCAAACATACCTTGACGGTAAACAGTTCCTCTGATTCCTTCAAGGTACTGGTTTATTATATAAAATCTTTTCTTTTTATCGTCTGTTGTTTCCAAAAGATAATCGCTTAATAAGGCTTCATTTACAGTGGATGCAACCTCTGCTGCAAAAATATTATAGTGTGAGTAGGTGTATGGTTGATTTTTGTGAGATAAATAGGTGTGAATAGAGTGACCAAATTCATGGGCTAATGTGTACGTGGAATTTAAAGTGTTGTCATAGTTCATCAAAATATATGGTTTTGTTCCATAACTCCCCCATGAATAAGCACCACTTCTCTTGCCTCTATTTTCATAAACATCTACCCATCCCGTTTCCATTCCCTCTTTTAGAATAGAAACATATTCTTCTCCAAGTTTTTTACATCCCTTTATAACAAGATCTTTAGCCTCGTCATAGGATATATCCATGGTAAAATCACCAATAAGGGGAGCATAAATGTCGTACATCATAAGATCATCTACACCTAGAAGTCTTTTCTTTATGGATACATAGCGATGTAGTGGTTCTAAGTTCTTATTTATAGTATTAACTACGTTTTCATAAACAACAGTAGGTATGTTGTCTGGATGTAATTCCTGTTTTAAAGCTGATTCATAGTTCCTTGCCTTGGAATAAAATATATTTCCTTTTATTCTAGTTCCCAATGTTGAAGCTATGGTGTTTTTGTATTGACCAAAAGTTGTGTACATGGCTTCATAGGCTTCTTTTCTGACCCTACGGTTATTGGAAGTCAAAAATTGAATATATCTTCCATGGGACAATTCCACCTCGTTATCATCCTCATCAACAATAGTTGGAAACTTGATGTCAGCATTATTAAGCATGGAGAAAGTACTTTGTGGTCCCTTATTCAAATCCTGACTCATGGAAAGAAGCTGTTCTTCCCTAGGAGATAGGGTATGTGGCTTAAGTCTTAGTATTTCTTCTAGGTAAAATCTATAGAATTTTAGTTTAGGCTGTTCTTCAAAAAGCCTATTTATCGTCTCAGTTGTAAAACTAAGGATCTCAGGGTTGATAAAGGAAAGTTCAGTTTTTACGTTTAGAAGTAAATCCTCTGCCCTTTGTACATTGCTTTGGTTTTCTGTATGGTTTGTGTCTTCATCTCTTTTTAAAGCTACATAAACATGTACCTTACCTAGTAACTCAGATAGTTCATCTTGCAAAGTTAAACATTGGTAAAGCTTAGCGGCGTGTTTTAAGTTTCCTTTCAGTGGTAGAATTCTGTTTAATAACTCAGTAACCTTATGATAGTCTTTCTCCCAGTCTGCTATTGACTGGTAGATCTCATCAACTGCCCATTTGTGTTGGTCTTCAACTTCATTTCTAAATGGAACAACCTTCGGCATATCTAAAACCTCCCTTATTTTTGAAATAGTATAAAAAGAATATCTTACACCTACACTAGAAGTGGAGGTGATAATTATGCAAAGATATGCATGTACAGTTTGTGATTATGTTTATGATCCTGCCTCTGGTGATCCAGATAACGGAGTAAAACCAGGCACACCTTTTCATGAGCTGCCAGATGACTGGGTATGCCCCGATTGTGGTGTTGGCAAAGACTTATTTGAAATAGACAGTAATTAATATTTTTATTTTAAGGGGAGCTTTCCCCTTTTTTTAATGTTTTACTACATCCTTTAATATTATTCTAGTTTTAATCTATATATACCAAACCCTATCAGTAAAAATCCAAATAAAGTAAGAACAAATATATTTTGCCACACATCACCTAAGGACATTCCTCTTACAATGATATCCGTATATCCTCGGATAGCCCAGCTAGTGGGTACTAGTTTAGAGATAAACTGCATTTTCGGTGACATCAGATCAATGGGCCAGTATGCCCCACCTAACATTGATATAACTAGTATAATCATATTGCCTACCACAGTCACCTGGTTGGCATTTTTGCTTACTGCTGCCAGTGTCATCCCTATACCAGTAGCTGCAAAAACAAAGGTAAATGTTAAAAGCAATGTGGCTAAGATGTCATTCCCCCAGTTTACTCCGAGGAAAAGTTGACCTATTATGATCATTGCAAGCATTTGTAACAGTCCTAACAAATAAATAGCCACTGTATTGCCTGCTATAATTGTCCACTTATCATTTGGAGTAGTTAGTAGCCGAGCTAAAGTACCCTTCTCTTTCTGTAATAAAATAGTGGCCGCTCCTGACATTACTACAGTCATTAGTGTAAACATTATTGCCATACCTGGAGAGCTTTGATTCATTCCTGTGGGTATTAGAAGAGTTTCACCTTGTTCCTTATCACTCCAACGGAAATTAACCTCCACAGGAATATGATCAAATCCGGCTAAGGCCTGTTGTGCTAAGTCATTATAATCTGAAACTGGACTAAAAACTTCCAGCAATACTCCTGATACTGCTAAGCTATTATTTAGCTCACTTATGGACTTCGCTATGATTTTTTCCACTTTTAGTGGAGATACCTGCCTAGCAGCTGGCCAATAATATATATCAGTTTTTTCCTTTTCATCAATGCCGTTTTCAAATCCAGAGGGGATATGAATGAATCCAGCAACATGATTTTCTCTTACTAGTCTTTCCCCTTCTTCTTTTTCTTTGTATTGTATATAAAAATCTTCATCATTTTCTATGGCCTCAATAATGTATCTAGAGTACAAACTGTCATCTTCATCTAAAACAGCAACAGGTATTGAACCAGTAGAAGAGCTGCTACCTGATGACGTTGCCATTCCTGTAATCAATGTAAAAACTAATGGCAAGGCTATGAACCATACTATAGCCTTTTTTTCCTTAAAGCGTAGTTGAAGGTTGTTTAGTGCAATATATAGTATAGACATTTATTTCACCTCCAATTTGGCCAATCTAAATATGGAGAAGGACATTGTAACTAGTCCTATACTTGCAAGGATTAAAAGATTTTGATACAAAGACGTAAGTGACGTATTAAAAAACATAATTTGATAAAAGCCGTCTATTGCCCATCTGTTAAATGTTAGTTTACTCAACATTTGCATAAGTGGCGGCATTCCCATAAGGGGGAACATGGAGCCTCCTAATGCTGACATACAAAGTATAATTAATGACCCTAATCCATCTGCTCCACTGGCAGTGTCTGACAATGATGCTATAAACATGCCTATACCAGATGTGGCCAGTACCACCACAGCTGAAAATGCCAATACCTTCCCCTGCCCTCCCCAGTCAACATTATAGAATATTCTTGTGAAGTTTATTAAAACTATAAGCTGAATAAAGGATGAGAAGTAAATACCTAGTGTCTTACCCATTATAAACTCAAATGGGTTTATATTGGATACCCTTAGCCTTTGTAGTGTTCCTTGTTCTCTTTCTTGAAGTATTCTCTTTCCACCGAGGTTTGCATTAAATAGTAAATACATCACTGCCATTGCAGCGGAGTAGTATCCCATGGGGTTTGTATTAGATGCAGGATCCTCGATACGATTGCTATAGCTTGTATCTTTAATTAAATTAATATAAGGTTCCCTAGTATCTAATAAACCAACTACTTCTTCAATTTTCTCGTTTATGTCACCACTTATAAACTGTGTGGATAAATTTATAGCCACTAATTTTATTGTAACTTCTTCAACAAACATTTCTGTAACATTCATTATTACAGGGGGTAAAAAGGTATTACCCGCATCCCCTATTATTTCGAGCTTCGTATGGCGTCCCATTATTAAGTCTGCAGAAAAATCTTCTGGTATTGATACCAAAGCGATAGCATTCCCTGAGTTTACCAGCTTTTCTCCCTCTTTAAAATCATCTATAATTTCTACTTCAAATCTTTGGGAGAATTCCTCAGACCCATATACCTCTTCCACAAGTATTTTAGAAAACTGTCCTTGGGCATCAGAGTTTATAACCAATAGTAATCCTAGATTTTGTTCATTTCCACCCCATAGTGGTGATAGGGCAGTACCCAGCACAAATGTAAGTATTAGTGGTGTACCTAAAAGTGTGAAAAGTGTTTTCCTATCTCTTAGAATTAAAATAATGTCCTTCAAACCAATAAATAGAGTTTTCATAGTAGGTTCCCCCTAATCCCTTAAGGATTTTCCCGTAAGATGCAGAAATACTTTTTCAAGATTTGGTTTTTGAATATCCACAGATGTTATTTCTAAACCTAGGTTTGAAATTTTCCCCAAAATATTAGTCATTTCCTTAGCACCATTTTCAACTAAAATAGAGATTTCCTGTTCTTTTACCTCTAATGAAGAGTTAAATAATTCATATAAACTGTTCTTCTCATTTTCAGTTACTTCTTTACTTACATCCATTTTAATTAAATCTTTATTACCTACAAGTTCCTTCAACTCCTGAACTGTACCCATCCCTTTGATCCTGC comes from Alkalicella caledoniensis and encodes:
- a CDS encoding GerAB/ArcD/ProY family transporter yields the protein MKKEQKVISPRQFFYIIISFIIGSASLFVPEIIAGKDAWISTIAATLIGSFMLFVIIHLQDKFKGLTIVEYSELLLGKVLGKILSFFFLFNIFLVSVLIIEDLVILFAIAIIPETPHIVYSSGLVLLVAYAIYSGIESIGRLAELYVFPLILLLLILPLLSIEYLDFTMLLPVYSDGLKPIIAGTIASLTFPFAEVAMLAMILPAVQGGKENTPYYMLGYFIAGFLLLLRTIVAISTFSADIVSKLQLPIFQVYRLIDVGEFLNRVEGLFIFIWILGFFTKFLASFYGIVLGLGQVFNLKDKQSLIIPVSLVFIFMSNFLFPSTGFFLYFDLFILPFITIGMCVFYPLLLLILSIFHKGTNSE
- a CDS encoding LL-diaminopimelate aminotransferase — translated: MFIRAERIETLPPYLFAEIDNKVQKAIEQGMEIIKLGIGDPDQPTPDHIITKAIKAIREPKNHQYPSYAGLPTFRQAVSQYYDKRFGVNLSAEKEVVSLIGSKEGIAHVSFCYVNPNDLVLVPDPGYPVYSIGSMFAGGEPYKMPLLKENNYLPDLDSIPEYIAKAAKIMFLNYPNNPTGAVATKEFFEKVVKFAKDNKIIVCHDAAYCDIGLDGYKPMSFLETPGAKDVGIEFGSLSKTYNMTGWRVGYAVGNKDIIESLGLIKTNIDSGIFQPLQYAAAEALSQEQACVEEMTKIYQHRRDLVVDTLNKLGWNLEKPKATFYVWAPVPKGYTSQSFATLLLEKAGVVVTPGVGFGKYGEGYFRISLTVDNEKLIKAMNRIEQQLGDNYCK
- a CDS encoding spore germination protein, whose product is MKKPIKIKDLNKQNKIRDLEKVTEKQLEQLEFSIGIEENINLLKKIFNKCDDIKEKRFKLDVQGERECMLYFLSGITNETTITDTIIKPLALKEKSDFPSLDAGILNLVENHLLINHGGQKVEKPVEAIKGILTGKALLLIDGYGHGYVLDVKKLPARTIEEPTTQTLVRGPREGFVENLKDNLGLVRKRIKTPDFKVEMKKIGHLTETDVAVCYIKNIVDPKVVEEVMVRLEAIEIDAIFDSSMVEQIIEDSAFSPFPQIGNSERPDAVASNLVEGRVCIFVDGSPFVLVVPQVLTDFLQASSDYYERFYFATAIRVLRYIAFGLALLGPSLYVAITTFHHEMIPTTLLISIAAARQGIPFPAVVEAFIMEVAFEALREAGVRLPKPVGQAVSIVGALIIGEAAVQAGLVSQIMVIVVAGTGIASFTIPAFNGGIAVRLLKIPVLLLASTLGLFGVSLAVLAISIHLSTLRSFGVPYLSPIAPMTLKDQRDVIFRAPIWWMVERPTFIAKNNVIRLRGKKMAPHEPTSGDDNEKNKNKETG
- the pepF gene encoding oligoendopeptidase F; protein product: MPKVVPFRNEVEDQHKWAVDEIYQSIADWEKDYHKVTELLNRILPLKGNLKHAAKLYQCLTLQDELSELLGKVHVYVALKRDEDTNHTENQSNVQRAEDLLLNVKTELSFINPEILSFTTETINRLFEEQPKLKFYRFYLEEILRLKPHTLSPREEQLLSMSQDLNKGPQSTFSMLNNADIKFPTIVDEDDNEVELSHGRYIQFLTSNNRRVRKEAYEAMYTTFGQYKNTIASTLGTRIKGNIFYSKARNYESALKQELHPDNIPTVVYENVVNTINKNLEPLHRYVSIKKRLLGVDDLMMYDIYAPLIGDFTMDISYDEAKDLVIKGCKKLGEEYVSILKEGMETGWVDVYENRGKRSGAYSWGSYGTKPYILMNYDNTLNSTYTLAHEFGHSIHTYLSHKNQPYTYSHYNIFAAEVASTVNEALLSDYLLETTDDKKKRFYIINQYLEGIRGTVYRQGMFAEFELEVHKLAQEGKPLIHKTFSDIWLNLNKKYFGPELVVDDLIGMEWARIPHFYTSFYVFKYVTGFSAATTLAQNIIEQGQPAVDKYLSFLKGGGSDYVINLLKQAGVDMTKPEPIEKTLKLFDSLLDELEKLV
- a CDS encoding DUF503 domain-containing protein translates to MDILLLELTIHIFECDNLKTKRNVANSMSAKIKHKFNVSVAQEHDQLLNRFQLGISMISTDAKILYKTKDAIISYIDELNYSIEIVDIYSEIL
- a CDS encoding Ger(x)C family spore germination protein codes for the protein MKKTKIKKQVSLFLIGLCLITFVSGCWGKIEVEDLGIIVAMGIDANDTGDGFEMTLHIIKPQETEASDGQQEGKMWVASAEGQTLIDAAKNFRGRAPAQLTWMHNNLVFIGEETARDNIADIMDFLTRNRQIRYKSWVLITQGKAKEVMQATPEFQPAFSEEILGLIENSDEWSKQVNSNIRDMMISMVNPYKDFVTARVLLLDPDIMGAQNEEQDEMSQATVQKSAILDGAAVVKGTELAGWLTKTETRSFLFLEGEASEAVIIVPYKDGSISVEIGGVDTEMLSSINDEQLVVNVDISGEGSIVETNTDFDFIDPKQITELEAILSKRVVGEIRNLIEKIQGEYKADILGISGLYERDHPKWWNNNKDKWIEDLYPEVVFDIRVNINLFSSGMITTPVIEKGQR
- the dapF gene encoding diaminopimelate epimerase, translated to MEFTKMQGLGNDFILTENLMKLKRDWPNIAKKLCHRNLGIGADGLILVEPSNIAEYKMTIYNSDGSLAKMCGNGIRCFGKYLYDKRYLQKSEFSVETDSGIKHLVLKIQFNKVVSVQVDMGPPFFEPKSIPVLAQGDKVVDKYLKVIDKGFTFTALSMGNPHAVIFLDEIDNFPVEKYGPLIEKHSFFPDKVNVEFVSVKKDGSLKMRVWERGVGETQACGTGACATLVAARVKGVVNNTAKVHLKGGTLKISWKGENVLMTGPAETVFTGNVTI